A region of Nocardioides sp. JS614 DNA encodes the following proteins:
- a CDS encoding alpha-(1->3)-arabinofuranosyltransferase, producing the protein MARFRLRLAGACALLVGLALVQSPGLLVADTKLDLAVAPGRFLLRAVHLWDSIGALGQLQNQAYGYLWPMGPFFLSGIESGLPAWVVQRLWLALVLCVAFLGAARLGRELGVRSDLACVLAGFAYALSPRMLSTLGQISIEAWPSAMAPWVLLPLVIGSTRGSARRAAAWAALAVVMVGGVNAAATFAVIPLGVLWILTRGRGRRQVTLLLWWPALTVVGTLWWLVPLFVLGSYSPPFLDFIESASNTTFPTTLYDALRGTSNWVVYVGSTSRAGNDLLRDPIAILNSAAVVVLGLVGIGQRRNPERVFLCLSVLVGMLMVTMGHTGAAQGWFAADLQAALDGALAPLRNVHKFDPVVRLPLVLGLAWAVDALVAQRRRAPGPDADRTTATLDRVTAFGLVLASVAAVAGAALPAVLGRITPTGGFVAVPGYWSQTTDWLRERDATALLLPGSSFGDYIWGYPQDEPIQPLARSPWAVRNAVPLTPPGNIRMLDEIEARLAEGSGSPALASYLRRAGITHLVVRNDLVRSGDLPDPVLVHQALAGSAGIFRVTSFGPEIGGAGHIDTEDDSRIVVNGGWQASYPAIEVYAVAGAASAAARTSQVAPVVVGGPEDLLDLTALGVLGDEPTRLAFDVPADRDPGAPVVLTDGLRAVERHFGRLHDGQSATLAPGDPRRLGNPTRDYLPEGSGPWETWARYDGIATVTASSSRSDATSPGAVQRGRLPFAALDGSRKTRWEAAVPGTDTWWQADLVRPRYLPEVTVTAGPDESEVVRVEAGDVTTKLVTVRAGASRTIPIGAEHVDTVRVEDASRRPGHRLALAEVELPGVTATRELVLPPVPEAWGAPARIALRAVSDARTGCAEVDGSVRCVPGRDVAAEEPLGFRRVVTLPTAATYDEVQLRVAGRFGPRLQRLLDRQQFGVVTASSTANPDLRSSALAAVDGDPGTTWSAALSDLHPQLEVRWLGARTVRGLELRLLPDADARIPNELVLSWPGGRRVVPVADDGDVRFPPIRTDRLTIGVEEADPAVDLDFDQAASPVPIGVSELRVLGVPYFPRSLEGTIRTRCGAGPDVTIAERTFRTRVRASVEDLYAGRTVGARFCGAAPVTLPAGESRISVTASTRFTPVSLVLSDGLAWSSATAAADLDRVSPVDVRVRPARPGGLLTLHQNVNTGWTAVQGGADLAPVEVDGWQQGWQLDGGEEVRAEFEPDRTYRAGLVGGAVAVLVLLLLALLPWRRLWGGASRPALPPGRVPGAVLAAVGLGAAGALAGWPGLGVGAVAIGVGVGTGRRAGLLPWLVVLAMGPAAAAYLWRPWASAHGWAGALAWPHYLVVVSLCLVLGALVELRRPRLRSRRAGSSTDR; encoded by the coding sequence GTGGCGCGGTTCCGACTCCGCCTGGCCGGGGCCTGCGCACTGCTGGTCGGTCTCGCGCTCGTGCAGTCGCCCGGGCTGCTCGTCGCCGACACGAAGCTGGACCTCGCGGTGGCGCCCGGACGCTTCCTCCTGCGAGCCGTCCACCTGTGGGACTCGATCGGCGCCCTCGGCCAGCTCCAGAACCAGGCGTACGGCTACCTGTGGCCGATGGGGCCGTTCTTCCTCAGCGGGATCGAGAGCGGGCTGCCCGCCTGGGTGGTGCAGCGGCTCTGGCTCGCGTTGGTCCTCTGCGTCGCCTTCCTGGGCGCGGCGCGGCTCGGCCGGGAGCTCGGCGTCCGGTCGGACCTGGCCTGTGTCCTCGCGGGCTTCGCCTACGCCCTGTCGCCGCGGATGTTGAGCACCCTCGGGCAGATCTCGATCGAGGCCTGGCCGAGCGCGATGGCGCCCTGGGTCCTGCTGCCGCTGGTGATCGGCTCGACCCGGGGTTCCGCCCGGCGGGCCGCTGCCTGGGCGGCGCTCGCTGTCGTGATGGTGGGCGGGGTCAACGCGGCCGCGACCTTCGCCGTCATCCCCCTCGGGGTGCTCTGGATCCTGACCCGGGGTCGCGGCCGCCGGCAGGTCACGCTGCTCCTCTGGTGGCCGGCGCTCACCGTGGTCGGCACGCTCTGGTGGCTCGTCCCGCTGTTCGTGCTCGGGAGCTACAGCCCGCCGTTCCTCGACTTCATCGAGTCGGCGTCGAACACCACCTTCCCCACCACGTTGTACGACGCGCTCCGCGGCACGTCGAACTGGGTGGTGTACGTCGGTTCCACCTCGCGCGCCGGCAACGACCTCCTCCGCGACCCGATCGCGATCCTCAACAGCGCGGCCGTGGTGGTCCTCGGCCTCGTCGGCATCGGGCAGCGGCGCAACCCCGAGCGGGTGTTCCTGTGTCTCAGCGTCCTCGTCGGCATGCTGATGGTGACGATGGGCCACACGGGCGCGGCCCAGGGCTGGTTCGCCGCGGACCTGCAGGCGGCGCTCGACGGTGCGCTGGCGCCCCTGCGGAACGTCCACAAGTTCGACCCGGTGGTGCGCCTGCCGTTGGTGCTCGGCCTCGCGTGGGCGGTCGACGCGCTGGTGGCCCAGCGGCGGCGGGCGCCGGGCCCGGACGCCGACCGCACGACGGCCACGCTCGACAGGGTGACGGCGTTCGGGCTCGTGCTCGCCTCCGTCGCGGCCGTTGCCGGCGCTGCGCTGCCGGCCGTCCTGGGCCGGATCACCCCGACGGGCGGGTTCGTCGCGGTGCCCGGCTACTGGTCGCAGACGACCGACTGGCTCCGGGAGCGCGACGCCACCGCCCTCCTCCTACCGGGGTCGTCCTTCGGCGACTACATCTGGGGCTACCCCCAGGACGAGCCGATCCAACCCCTCGCCCGGAGCCCGTGGGCGGTCCGCAACGCCGTCCCGCTGACGCCTCCGGGCAACATCCGCATGCTCGACGAGATCGAGGCGCGGCTGGCCGAGGGCAGCGGGTCGCCGGCGCTGGCGTCGTACCTGCGTCGTGCCGGCATCACGCACCTGGTGGTCCGCAACGACCTGGTCCGCAGCGGTGACCTGCCCGACCCGGTGCTGGTGCACCAGGCCCTGGCGGGGTCGGCGGGCATCTTCCGGGTCACCTCGTTCGGACCGGAGATCGGTGGCGCCGGGCACATCGACACCGAGGACGACTCGCGCATCGTCGTCAACGGCGGCTGGCAGGCCAGCTACCCGGCGATCGAGGTGTACGCCGTCGCCGGCGCGGCGTCGGCTGCCGCTCGCACCAGCCAGGTCGCCCCGGTCGTCGTCGGCGGGCCGGAGGACCTGTTGGACCTCACCGCCCTCGGCGTGCTCGGCGACGAGCCGACGCGGCTGGCCTTCGACGTGCCGGCGGACCGGGACCCGGGTGCGCCCGTGGTGCTCACGGACGGCCTTCGAGCCGTCGAGCGGCACTTCGGCCGGCTCCACGACGGTCAGTCGGCGACGCTCGCTCCCGGCGACCCACGGCGCCTCGGGAACCCGACCCGGGACTACCTCCCCGAGGGGTCGGGCCCCTGGGAGACCTGGGCGCGCTACGACGGCATCGCCACCGTGACCGCCTCCTCATCCCGCTCCGACGCCACCAGCCCGGGCGCCGTCCAGCGCGGCCGGCTCCCGTTCGCCGCGCTGGACGGGTCGCGGAAGACCCGCTGGGAAGCCGCGGTCCCGGGCACCGACACCTGGTGGCAGGCCGACCTCGTCCGGCCGAGGTACCTCCCCGAGGTGACGGTGACGGCCGGACCGGACGAGAGCGAGGTCGTCCGGGTCGAGGCCGGCGACGTGACGACGAAGTTGGTCACCGTGCGGGCGGGCGCGAGCCGCACGATCCCGATCGGCGCCGAGCATGTCGACACGGTCCGCGTCGAGGACGCCTCGCGACGCCCCGGCCACCGGCTGGCACTCGCCGAGGTCGAGCTGCCCGGGGTGACGGCGACCCGCGAGCTGGTCCTGCCACCGGTCCCCGAGGCATGGGGCGCCCCGGCGCGGATCGCGTTGCGAGCCGTGTCGGACGCGCGCACCGGCTGCGCCGAGGTCGACGGGTCGGTCCGCTGCGTGCCCGGCCGGGACGTCGCGGCCGAGGAACCGCTCGGCTTCCGGCGGGTCGTCACCTTGCCCACGGCCGCCACCTACGACGAGGTCCAGCTGCGCGTCGCCGGGCGGTTCGGGCCCCGCCTGCAGCGCCTGCTGGACCGGCAGCAGTTCGGGGTGGTGACCGCCTCGTCGACCGCCAACCCCGACCTCCGCTCCTCGGCGCTCGCGGCGGTCGACGGGGATCCGGGCACCACCTGGTCGGCGGCGCTCTCCGACCTCCACCCCCAGCTCGAGGTCCGATGGCTCGGCGCACGCACGGTGCGCGGGCTCGAGCTGCGGCTGCTCCCCGACGCCGATGCTCGGATCCCGAACGAGCTCGTGCTCAGCTGGCCCGGAGGGCGCCGCGTCGTCCCGGTCGCCGACGACGGCGACGTCCGGTTCCCCCCCATCCGCACCGACCGGCTCACGATCGGTGTCGAGGAGGCGGACCCCGCGGTCGACCTCGACTTCGACCAGGCCGCCTCGCCGGTCCCGATCGGCGTGTCCGAGCTGCGGGTGCTGGGCGTGCCGTACTTCCCCCGGTCGCTCGAGGGCACCATCCGCACCCGATGCGGAGCGGGGCCGGACGTCACCATCGCCGAGAGGACGTTCCGGACCAGGGTCCGGGCGTCGGTCGAGGACCTCTACGCCGGCCGGACCGTCGGAGCGCGGTTCTGCGGCGCCGCGCCGGTGACCCTGCCAGCGGGGGAGAGCAGGATCTCGGTCACGGCGTCCACGAGGTTCACGCCGGTGTCGCTCGTCCTGTCCGACGGCCTCGCCTGGTCGTCCGCGACGGCCGCCGCAGACCTCGACCGCGTCTCGCCCGTCGACGTCCGCGTTCGTCCGGCACGGCCGGGCGGCCTCCTGACGCTTCATCAGAACGTCAACACCGGCTGGACCGCGGTCCAGGGCGGCGCGGACCTCGCGCCGGTCGAGGTGGACGGGTGGCAGCAGGGCTGGCAGCTCGACGGAGGTGAGGAGGTCAGGGCCGAGTTCGAGCCCGACCGCACCTATCGCGCCGGCCTGGTCGGTGGCGCCGTCGCCGTCCTCGTCCTGCTCCTGCTCGCGCTGCTGCCGTGGCGGCGCCTGTGGGGCGGCGCGTCCCGGCCGGCGCTCCCGCCCGGTCGGGTTCCCGGCGCGGTCCTGGCAGCCGTCGGTCTGGGCGCGGCAGGGGCCCTGGCTGGGTGGCCGGGGCTGGGCGTCGGCGCGGTCGCGATCGGGGTGGGCGTCGGCACCGGACGTCGCGCCGGTCTGCTGCCGTGGCTGGTCGTTCTCGCGATGGGGCCGGCGGCGGCGGCCTACCTGTGGCGTCCGTGGGCGAGCGCGCACGGCTGGGCCGGGGCGCTGGCCTGGCCGCACTACCTGGTCGTGGTCTCGCTCTGCCTCGTCCTCGGCGCGCTGGTCGAGCTGCGCCGCCCGAGGTTGCGCAGCCGCAGGGCCGGCAGCTCGACCGATCGGTAG
- a CDS encoding lipopolysaccharide biosynthesis protein, with translation MTPPTRRLRELLGAGGSIAVAMAAMNLATYGFTMIAARMLGPQSYGALASLMATLLVITVLQLGLQATAARRIAAEPAHVAQIERTILGVTYRAAAVLGVLLLLVSPLLNVVLRLDSLLTAALVSVVSVPFTIMGGQAGILQGERRWHALSVLYVLSGVPRLVIGTALVAWQPTELAALVGTGLGACAPVVAGWWLLRRPRAPGVPSEEHGFRRVIRESVLNSQVLLAFFALSNADIVVARNVLSGHDAGLYAGGLILTKAVLFLPQFVVVIAFPSMSTTSERRRALTGSLGVVALLGAATTAGAAVLPDLALIFVGGARYTEITDHLWIYAILGTVLSMLQLLVYSVLARQGQRSVYLVWAAFLTMIGLGLTTETLRGLLTVVITVDALLLAALLAVSLHVTRSVPVEQPVP, from the coding sequence GTGACCCCACCTACCCGTCGCCTGAGGGAGCTGCTCGGCGCCGGCGGTTCGATCGCCGTCGCGATGGCGGCGATGAACCTGGCGACGTACGGCTTCACGATGATCGCGGCGCGGATGCTCGGGCCACAGTCGTACGGCGCGCTCGCCAGCCTGATGGCGACCCTGCTGGTGATCACCGTCCTCCAGCTGGGCCTGCAGGCGACGGCGGCCCGCCGGATCGCGGCCGAGCCCGCGCACGTGGCGCAGATCGAGCGGACGATCCTCGGGGTCACCTACCGCGCCGCCGCGGTGCTCGGGGTCCTGCTGCTGCTCGTCTCGCCGCTGCTGAACGTCGTCCTGCGGCTCGACAGCCTGCTCACCGCGGCGCTGGTCTCGGTGGTCTCGGTGCCGTTCACGATCATGGGCGGCCAGGCGGGCATCCTCCAGGGCGAACGCCGGTGGCATGCCCTGTCGGTGCTCTACGTGCTCAGCGGCGTGCCCCGACTGGTCATCGGCACCGCGTTGGTGGCCTGGCAGCCCACGGAGCTGGCGGCGCTGGTCGGCACCGGCCTCGGCGCGTGCGCGCCGGTCGTCGCGGGCTGGTGGCTGCTGCGTCGCCCGCGCGCCCCCGGCGTGCCCAGCGAGGAGCACGGCTTCCGCCGGGTGATCCGCGAGTCGGTCCTGAACTCCCAGGTGCTGCTCGCCTTCTTCGCGCTGTCGAACGCCGACATCGTGGTGGCCCGCAACGTGCTCAGCGGGCACGACGCCGGCCTGTACGCCGGCGGTCTGATCCTCACCAAGGCGGTGCTGTTCCTGCCGCAGTTCGTGGTCGTCATCGCGTTCCCGTCGATGTCGACGACGAGCGAGCGGCGCCGGGCGCTGACCGGCAGCCTGGGGGTCGTGGCCCTGCTCGGGGCCGCGACCACGGCCGGAGCCGCCGTGCTCCCCGACCTGGCACTGATCTTCGTCGGCGGCGCCCGCTACACCGAGATCACCGACCACCTGTGGATCTACGCGATCCTCGGCACCGTGCTCTCGATGCTCCAGCTGCTCGTCTACTCGGTGCTCGCACGCCAGGGCCAGCGCTCGGTCTACCTCGTCTGGGCGGCGTTCCTGACCATGATCGGCCTCGGCCTCACGACCGAGACGCTGCGCGGCCTGCTGACGGTGGTGATCACCGTCGACGCGCTGCTGCTGGCCGCACTGCTGGCCGTGAGCCTGCACGTCACCAGGTCGGTGCCGGTCGAGCAGCCCGTGCCCTAG
- a CDS encoding glycosyltransferase family 4 protein, whose translation MTDELAGRHVAFFSWRDTRNPEGGGAERYLEKMAAGLAARGARVTIFCVAYAGAAPDETIDGVRFVRRGSKLSVYLLGMWALLRRQLGRVDVVVDIQNGLPFFTPLVTRKPVVVLVHHVHREQWPVVYPGLTGSVGWWIESRVAPRLYRRQQYVVVSRATRAELRELGVTGPRIAVVHNGTDPVVRVQARKSAHPSICVVGRLVPHKQVEHAIDAVATLVEEFPDLRLRVVGSGWWEGELRAYAAEQVARGSVVFEGHVSEVRKQEIYEESWLMALPSLKEGWGLVVGEAAAHRTPTIAYADAGGTRESIVDGVSGVLVGNPGELTAALGRLLRDDEGRARLAEGAVQHSAGYTWEHAQAAFAHVVTSALRGDLVNDQDATD comes from the coding sequence ATGACCGACGAGCTTGCCGGACGCCACGTGGCGTTCTTCAGCTGGCGGGACACCCGGAACCCCGAGGGCGGCGGCGCGGAGCGGTACCTCGAGAAGATGGCCGCCGGCCTGGCCGCTCGAGGTGCCCGGGTCACGATCTTCTGCGTCGCGTACGCCGGCGCCGCTCCCGACGAGACCATCGACGGCGTGAGGTTCGTGCGCCGCGGCTCGAAGCTCTCGGTCTACCTCCTCGGGATGTGGGCGCTGCTGCGCCGGCAGCTCGGCCGGGTCGACGTGGTGGTCGACATCCAGAACGGGCTGCCGTTCTTCACGCCGCTCGTGACCCGCAAGCCGGTCGTCGTGCTGGTCCACCACGTGCACCGCGAGCAGTGGCCGGTCGTCTACCCCGGCTTGACCGGCAGCGTCGGCTGGTGGATCGAGAGCCGGGTCGCGCCCCGGCTGTACCGCCGCCAGCAGTACGTCGTGGTCTCCCGCGCGACCCGCGCCGAGCTCCGGGAGCTCGGCGTGACCGGGCCACGGATCGCGGTCGTGCACAACGGAACGGATCCGGTCGTCCGGGTCCAGGCCCGCAAGTCGGCCCATCCCTCCATCTGCGTGGTCGGCCGGCTGGTCCCCCACAAGCAGGTGGAGCACGCGATCGACGCGGTCGCCACGCTGGTGGAGGAGTTCCCGGACCTCCGACTGCGCGTGGTCGGCAGTGGCTGGTGGGAGGGCGAGCTGCGCGCCTACGCCGCCGAGCAGGTGGCCCGCGGCTCCGTGGTCTTCGAGGGTCATGTGTCCGAGGTCCGCAAGCAGGAGATCTACGAGGAGTCCTGGCTGATGGCGCTCCCCTCGCTGAAGGAGGGGTGGGGCCTGGTCGTCGGCGAGGCTGCCGCGCACCGAACGCCCACCATCGCCTACGCCGACGCGGGCGGCACCCGCGAGTCGATCGTCGACGGTGTCTCCGGTGTCCTGGTCGGGAACCCCGGCGAGCTGACGGCGGCGCTCGGCCGGCTGCTGCGCGACGACGAGGGCCGGGCCCGGCTGGCGGAGGGCGCCGTGCAGCACAGCGCCGGCTACACCTGGGAACACGCGCAGGCAGCGTTCGCGCACGTCGTGACGAGCGCCCTGCGCGGTGACCTGGTCAACGACCAGGACGCCACCGACTAG
- a CDS encoding class I SAM-dependent methyltransferase — protein sequence MPWQPDLSRSVRLFRDFRVEQSDPRRFYTALAQDSVGQISAYLAPDGRGLAGATLLDVGGGPGYFRDAFRAAGATYWALDADVGELAGLGGIAAGTVVGDGMNLPFRDGSVDVCYSSNVLEHVSRPWDLADEMLRVTRPGGIAFISYTLWWGPWGGHETSPWHYLGGDRARRRYRRRHGREPKNRYGESLFPVTVRAGVDWARRQQAGDVLAVIPRYNPRWSYWMSRVPVLREVVTWNLALVLRKR from the coding sequence ATGCCGTGGCAGCCCGATCTCAGCCGGTCGGTGCGGCTGTTCCGGGACTTCCGCGTCGAGCAGAGCGATCCGAGGCGCTTCTACACCGCGCTCGCGCAGGACTCGGTCGGCCAGATCTCGGCGTACCTCGCGCCGGACGGCCGCGGCCTGGCCGGCGCGACGCTCCTCGACGTCGGGGGCGGCCCCGGCTACTTCCGTGACGCGTTCCGGGCCGCCGGGGCGACGTACTGGGCGCTGGATGCCGACGTCGGGGAGCTGGCCGGGCTGGGTGGCATCGCCGCCGGTACGGTCGTCGGCGACGGCATGAACCTGCCGTTCCGCGACGGCTCGGTCGACGTGTGCTACTCCTCGAACGTGCTCGAGCACGTGTCACGGCCCTGGGACCTGGCCGACGAGATGCTCCGGGTCACCCGGCCCGGCGGGATCGCCTTCATCTCCTACACGCTGTGGTGGGGTCCGTGGGGCGGGCACGAGACCTCGCCCTGGCACTACCTCGGCGGCGACCGCGCGCGGCGCCGCTACCGTCGACGGCACGGTCGCGAGCCCAAGAACAGGTACGGCGAGTCGCTGTTCCCCGTCACCGTGCGCGCCGGGGTGGACTGGGCGCGGCGCCAGCAGGCCGGCGACGTGCTCGCGGTGATCCCTCGCTACAACCCTCGGTGGAGCTACTGGATGTCTCGGGTTCCGGTCCTCCGAGAGGTGGTGACGTGGAACCTCGCCCTGGTGCTGAGGAAGCGCTGA